One window of Triticum dicoccoides isolate Atlit2015 ecotype Zavitan chromosome 5A, WEW_v2.0, whole genome shotgun sequence genomic DNA carries:
- the LOC119302796 gene encoding histone H4 produces the protein MSGRGKGGKGLGKGGAKRHRKVLRDNIQGITKPAIRRLARRGGVKRISGLIYEETRGVLKIFLENVIRDAVTYTEHARRKTVTAMDVVYALKRQGRTLYGFGG, from the coding sequence ATGTCGGGGCGCGGCAAGGGAGGCAAGGGGCTCGGCAAGGGCGGCGCCAAGCGCCACCGGAAGGTCCTCCGCGACAACATCCagggcatcaccaagccggcgatcCGGAGGCTGGCGCGTCGGGGCGGCGTGAAGCGCATCTCGGGgctcatctacgaggagacccgcggcgtgctcaagatcttcctcgagaacgTCATCCGCGACGCCGTCACCTACACCGAGCACGCCCGCCGCAAGACCGTCACCGCCATGGACGTCGTCTACGCCCTCAAGCGCCAGGGACGCACCCTCTACGGTTTCGGGGGCTAG